A genomic window from Martelella lutilitoris includes:
- a CDS encoding M48 family metallopeptidase — protein sequence MPQNGRDSFCRRLAGLFLLILLAGCQSGLRAPSSSDSSGAAAAVRSRLERESGGLYRNAVLSRDLAAIGDRLSEASGGMPVTVLVLDTTIANAYFAPGGYIYLTRKLLTLTGDESETAAVIAHEMAHILSGHAEARARFGVGAAVSSADIRQAIGNSDDVRALLAKGSASIAAFSRQQELEADALAIGLLAQAGYDPAALARFLKAMQAYERAGPGGETFVASHPAPSLRVARAERLAEARTSSPPG from the coding sequence ATGCCTCAGAACGGCCGAGATTCGTTCTGCCGGCGGCTCGCCGGCCTTTTCCTGTTGATCCTTCTCGCCGGCTGCCAGTCCGGTTTGCGCGCTCCCTCCTCGTCGGACAGCAGCGGCGCGGCGGCTGCCGTCCGCAGTCGCCTGGAGCGGGAGAGCGGCGGCCTCTACAGGAACGCCGTCCTGTCGCGCGACCTGGCCGCGATTGGCGACCGGCTTTCGGAGGCGTCGGGCGGCATGCCCGTCACCGTGCTTGTTCTGGATACCACGATTGCCAACGCCTATTTCGCTCCGGGCGGATACATTTACCTGACGCGCAAGCTTCTGACGCTGACTGGCGATGAAAGCGAAACCGCCGCCGTGATCGCCCATGAGATGGCGCATATTCTCTCCGGGCACGCGGAGGCCCGGGCGCGTTTCGGGGTCGGTGCGGCGGTCTCCAGCGCGGATATCCGGCAGGCGATCGGCAACAGCGACGACGTGCGCGCGCTTCTCGCAAAAGGCAGTGCCAGCATCGCTGCCTTTTCCCGGCAGCAGGAGCTTGAGGCCGATGCCCTGGCAATCGGTTTGCTGGCGCAGGCCGGATATGATCCCGCTGCACTTGCCCGTTTCCTGAAGGCCATGCAGGCCTACGAACGGGCAGGGCCCGGCGGAGAGACCTTTGTCGCCTCCCATCCGGCCCCGTCCCTGCGGGTGGCGCGTGCCGAAAGGCTGGCGGAGGCGCGCACGTCATCCCCCCCGGGGTGA
- a CDS encoding IclR family transcriptional regulator domain-containing protein, with protein MSIRSIERGLRVLQEMNLQPYTSIAHLHERTGLPKPTLVRILRTLELAGYVENDPRVGGYQLSALVASLSSGYHKEPMVVEAGRPWAVAVTRKHQWPVSIALLDRDAVVVRMSTVPDSSVSPFHKTVNMRLPLITRGLGLAYLAFTPEEELELIIRMLRTSGDPENELARHPDKISRLVAMTRMRGYATRAAHVEPRNSDTIAVPVFNDGGRVVASLGLTYFRSAFASQQEAHERYSAVLKTASEEITRDLARLNRSTLA; from the coding sequence GTGAGCATCCGGTCGATCGAGCGCGGACTGCGCGTGCTGCAGGAAATGAACCTGCAGCCCTACACCTCCATTGCCCATCTGCATGAGCGTACGGGCCTTCCCAAGCCAACGCTGGTCCGCATCCTGCGCACGCTTGAACTGGCCGGATATGTCGAGAACGATCCGCGCGTCGGCGGCTACCAGCTCAGCGCCCTCGTCGCCTCGCTGAGTTCCGGTTACCACAAGGAGCCAATGGTGGTGGAGGCCGGGCGGCCCTGGGCCGTGGCCGTGACCCGCAAGCACCAGTGGCCCGTCTCTATCGCGCTGCTCGATCGTGACGCCGTGGTGGTGCGCATGAGCACCGTTCCCGACAGTTCGGTCTCGCCCTTTCACAAGACCGTCAACATGCGCCTGCCTTTGATCACGCGCGGGCTCGGTCTTGCCTATCTGGCGTTCACGCCCGAAGAGGAGCTGGAACTGATCATCCGCATGCTGAGAACGTCCGGCGACCCGGAAAACGAACTGGCGCGGCATCCCGACAAGATCAGCCGGTTGGTGGCGATGACGAGGATGCGTGGTTATGCGACCCGCGCAGCCCATGTGGAGCCGCGCAATTCCGACACGATCGCGGTGCCGGTTTTCAATGATGGCGGCCGTGTGGTGGCAAGTCTCGGCCTGACCTATTTCCGCTCGGCCTTCGCCTCCCAGCAGGAAGCGCACGAGCGCTACTCCGCCGTGCTGAAGACGGCATCGGAGGAAATCACGCGCGATCTCGCGCGCCTCAATCGCAGTACGCTTGCATGA
- a CDS encoding DUF6282 family protein yields the protein MATANNRAEARALISTIDDAVVDGLMKGAVDLHVHSGPSTMARQLDHFQAVEQAAAAGMRGIMFKDHHYSVAPFLPIMERVLGHLDVAMFGGLVLNNTTGGLNPFVVDAQLNQGARLVWMPTAQSANHIRSSHRKTRLASNVQLKASPGITVVDAYGEILDPVKEILDSIAAFDAILSSGHLHVWEIWKLFREARKRGVKRLLVNHPMYGLHFTYEDITEMAEFGAVIEQSACLYVDSRFNVFSPQELKEHVLAAGVAHSSIGSDLGQVDNPSPVEGLRQAIKLLLALGFTEEEVRLMVRDNPAKLVGLDPA from the coding sequence ATGGCAACGGCGAACAATCGCGCGGAGGCGCGCGCCCTGATCTCAACGATCGACGACGCCGTCGTCGACGGACTGATGAAGGGAGCGGTCGATCTTCACGTTCATTCCGGACCGTCGACGATGGCCCGTCAGCTCGATCATTTCCAGGCGGTGGAACAGGCCGCCGCCGCCGGCATGCGCGGGATCATGTTCAAGGATCATCACTATTCCGTCGCGCCGTTCCTGCCGATCATGGAACGCGTGCTCGGCCATCTGGACGTGGCCATGTTCGGCGGGCTGGTTTTGAACAACACGACCGGCGGGCTCAATCCCTTCGTCGTCGATGCCCAGCTCAACCAGGGCGCCCGGCTGGTCTGGATGCCGACCGCGCAATCGGCCAATCACATCCGCAGCTCCCATCGCAAGACACGGCTTGCCTCCAATGTTCAGCTCAAGGCGTCCCCCGGCATCACCGTCGTCGACGCTTACGGCGAGATCCTCGACCCGGTAAAGGAGATCCTCGATTCGATCGCCGCCTTCGATGCCATCCTGTCCTCCGGCCACCTGCATGTCTGGGAAATCTGGAAGCTATTCAGGGAAGCGCGCAAGCGCGGCGTCAAGCGCCTTCTGGTCAATCACCCTATGTACGGGCTGCATTTCACCTATGAGGACATCACCGAAATGGCCGAATTCGGCGCCGTGATAGAGCAATCGGCCTGCCTCTACGTGGATTCGCGCTTCAACGTATTTTCGCCGCAGGAGTTGAAAGAGCATGTTCTGGCCGCCGGCGTCGCGCATTCCTCGATCGGCTCCGATCTCGGTCAGGTCGACAATCCCTCGCCCGTGGAAGGGCTGCGCCAGGCGATCAAGCTTCTGCTCGCCCTCGGCTTCACCGAGGAAGAGGTACGCCTGATGGTGCGCGACAATCCGGCGAAACTGGTCGGCCTCGACCCCGCCTGA
- a CDS encoding fumarylacetoacetate hydrolase family protein gives MKLATINHQGKPVLAIRKGDATVLLAELYESAGLGSAPADLNCFIEGGEAEIARAREALEKGEASPLDEASIDWLPPQPRPSKILGVAFNNMGIRKSAHRDPGVPNFFLKAPSCLTGHNKPIIMEDYYGETIPELELAAVIGKRCSRISVEEAKDAIFGFTIINDVTSHGMKFGMDSIATTREPDLLRPHHLAWRDRHGEDDRDVYFVYHTRSKASDTFGPMGPFITTADEVENPDALAVKGWFDGEPFAVDSTASYRFKVAEVIAEASRFFTLEPGDVFCFGTSAKGVGNFPNGHRSVNMHKLAGTIDIEIEGLGRLSNPVVHNWKD, from the coding sequence GTGAAACTTGCAACCATCAACCATCAGGGAAAGCCTGTTCTCGCCATCAGAAAGGGCGACGCGACCGTTCTTCTGGCGGAGCTTTACGAAAGCGCCGGGCTCGGATCGGCGCCCGCGGACTTGAACTGCTTCATCGAGGGCGGTGAAGCCGAAATCGCCCGGGCGCGCGAAGCGCTTGAGAAAGGCGAAGCGTCCCCGCTTGACGAGGCTTCGATCGACTGGCTGCCGCCGCAGCCCCGACCTTCCAAGATCCTCGGCGTCGCCTTCAACAATATGGGCATCCGCAAGTCCGCCCATCGCGATCCGGGCGTGCCGAATTTTTTCCTGAAGGCGCCGTCCTGCCTGACCGGCCACAACAAGCCGATCATCATGGAAGACTATTACGGCGAGACCATACCGGAACTGGAACTTGCCGCCGTCATCGGTAAACGCTGCAGCAGGATATCGGTCGAGGAGGCGAAGGACGCGATCTTCGGCTTCACCATCATCAACGACGTCACCTCCCACGGCATGAAGTTCGGCATGGATTCGATCGCGACGACACGCGAGCCCGATCTTCTGCGGCCGCATCACCTTGCCTGGCGCGACCGGCATGGCGAGGACGACCGCGATGTCTATTTCGTCTACCACACCCGCTCCAAGGCTTCCGACACATTCGGGCCGATGGGCCCCTTCATCACCACGGCCGACGAAGTTGAAAACCCGGACGCGCTTGCGGTGAAGGGCTGGTTCGACGGAGAACCCTTCGCCGTCGACAGCACCGCGAGTTACCGCTTCAAGGTCGCCGAGGTCATCGCCGAAGCCAGCCGCTTCTTCACCCTGGAGCCCGGCGATGTCTTCTGCTTCGGCACCTCGGCGAAAGGTGTCGGCAATTTTCCGAATGGCCACCGCTCGGTAAACATGCACAAACTGGCCGGCACGATCGATATCGAGATCGAGGGGCTCGGCAGGTTGTCCAATCCGGTTGTCCATAACTGGAAAGACTGA
- a CDS encoding NAD(P)H-quinone oxidoreductase, whose protein sequence is MAKRGDVSVMRVVEFNGAGGPDVLDIVERPLPDPGAGEVRIRVYAAGVNRPDIQQRRGLYPPPPDASPIPGLDVSGIVDAVGPDVAGLSPGDAVCALTNGGGYAEYCVVPALQCMPVPRGLSFVEAASLPEVYFTAWNNIIWLGRLGEGESLLVQGGTSGVGMAAIQIARKLRNAHVFATAGTEEKLSVCLQTGAHHAVSYKGAWDAELRALTDGFDVILDAQAGPYTQRQLDLLRPDGRLVFIASHLGETAEVNIRQIVRRRLTLTGSTLRPRPPAYKGRIAAELVRDVWPLLETGEMTTRIHQVFAFADVRSAHQLMDENRQIGKVVLAVNAECAETIGRARNKEKTDADR, encoded by the coding sequence ATGGCCAAAAGGGGGGACGTGAGCGTAATGCGGGTGGTGGAATTCAACGGCGCGGGGGGACCGGACGTGCTCGACATCGTCGAACGACCCCTCCCCGATCCCGGAGCGGGCGAAGTCCGGATCCGGGTTTACGCGGCGGGCGTCAACCGGCCGGATATCCAGCAAAGGCGTGGGCTCTATCCGCCGCCGCCGGACGCCTCCCCGATCCCCGGCCTTGATGTCTCGGGCATTGTCGACGCGGTTGGCCCGGACGTGGCCGGGCTCTCTCCCGGCGATGCCGTCTGCGCGCTGACCAATGGCGGCGGCTACGCCGAATATTGCGTCGTGCCTGCGCTCCAGTGCATGCCGGTTCCGCGCGGGCTGAGCTTTGTCGAAGCCGCATCGCTGCCGGAAGTCTATTTTACCGCCTGGAACAACATCATCTGGCTTGGACGACTCGGCGAAGGCGAGAGCCTGCTTGTGCAGGGCGGCACCAGCGGCGTCGGCATGGCCGCGATCCAGATCGCTCGCAAATTGCGCAACGCCCATGTTTTCGCGACCGCCGGCACGGAGGAGAAATTGTCCGTCTGCCTTCAGACAGGCGCGCACCATGCCGTCAGCTACAAGGGTGCCTGGGACGCCGAACTGAGGGCGCTCACCGACGGGTTCGACGTGATCCTCGATGCGCAGGCCGGGCCGTACACGCAACGGCAGCTCGACCTTCTGAGGCCGGATGGACGGCTTGTCTTTATCGCCAGTCATCTCGGCGAGACGGCCGAGGTCAATATCCGCCAGATCGTCCGGCGGAGACTGACGCTGACCGGCTCGACCCTTCGTCCGCGTCCGCCCGCCTACAAGGGCCGGATCGCCGCCGAACTGGTCCGCGATGTCTGGCCGCTTCTGGAAACGGGTGAAATGACGACCCGGATCCATCAGGTCTTCGCCTTCGCCGACGTCAGGTCCGCCCATCAGCTGATGGATGAAAACAGGCAGATCGGCAAAGTGGTTCTGGCCGTCAATGCCGAATGCGCCGAAACCATCGGGCGTGCCCGCAACAAGGAAAAAACTGATGCTGATCGTTGA
- a CDS encoding MaoC family dehydratase gives MLIVDHARDLAAHEGQLLGRSAWMTVTQEAIDDYARLTGDDHWIHVDVERAAREMPGGKTIAHGLFIISLQPALQREIYQIRARGRGLNYGYDRMRFIAPVPVESRIRLALTLVAAEPHALGTRIVNDAVIELEGSEKPAIATRHIVLIENDPGDS, from the coding sequence ATGCTGATCGTTGACCACGCCCGTGATCTCGCTGCCCATGAGGGACAATTGCTCGGCCGCTCGGCCTGGATGACCGTGACACAGGAGGCAATCGACGACTATGCCCGGCTGACGGGCGACGATCACTGGATCCATGTGGATGTGGAGCGTGCCGCGCGCGAGATGCCCGGCGGCAAGACCATTGCCCACGGTCTTTTCATCATCTCGCTACAGCCGGCGCTCCAGCGCGAGATCTACCAGATCAGGGCGCGCGGGCGCGGGCTGAACTACGGCTATGACCGGATGCGGTTCATCGCCCCCGTTCCGGTGGAAAGCCGTATCCGGCTCGCCCTCACGCTTGTCGCCGCCGAGCCGCATGCGCTGGGAACGCGGATCGTCAACGACGCCGTGATCGAGCTGGAGGGCTCCGAAAAGCCCGCCATCGCCACCCGCCATATCGTACTCATCGAAAACGATCCGGGAGACAGTTGA